The genomic window CCTGGTGCCGCGTCGCCCTGGGCCGCCAACAGCCTCTCGTACTCGGCGATCGCCGCCCGGGGCTCGCCCTCGAAGAACAGAGACCCTCTCTCCAGGACCAGGACCCGGTCGCAGAAGGCGCTGATCCGGTCCATCGAGTGGCTCACTAGCAGGACGGTGACCCCGGCGCGGCGCAATTCCGCCATCTTCGCCAGGCACTTCTCCTGGAAGGCCCCGTCGCCCACGGCCAGCGCCTCGTCCACCAGCAGGACATCCGGGTCGCTGTGCACGATCACCGAGAACGCCAGCCGGACGTACATGCCCGACGAATAGCGCTTCACCGGCGTGTCCAGGAACGGAGCCATCTCCGCGAAGTCTACGATCTCTGAGATCCGCTCCCTGATTTCCGAGTTCTTCAGTCCCAGGATGGAGCCCTCGAGGTACAGGTTCTCCAGCCCCGTCAGGTCCGGGTGGAAGCTGGCCCCGAGCTCCAGCAAAGGCGCCACCCTGCCGCGCACGGCAACACGGCCCTCGGTCGGCGCCGTGACGCCGGCGATCAGCTTCAGCAGCGTGCTCTTGCCGCTCCCGTTTCGGCCGATGATGCCGAGCGTCCCCCCCGGCCGGACCTCGAAGGAGACGTGGCGCAGCGCCCAGAACGGCGGTGTGAACGCCCGCCCTTTCAGCAGGGACGGCACGAACTCCGCCAGCGTCCGCCCGTCGCGCAGGCGGAATCGCTTCCCCACGTCCACGAACTCGACGGCCGGCGCCGGCTCCCCTGCCCCGGGAGCCCCGGACGCGACCGCCGGCTCCGTTGTTATCGCCATCCTGCCGGCCTAGATCCTGTCAGCAAAGTGAGGCTCCAGCCGCTTGAACAAGTAGAAGCCGATGACAAGCATCGCCACGGCCATCGCTGCGCCGACGAGGAGGTTCTCCGGGTCGGGCGACTCGCCGGCGAAAGCATAGCCCCTGTAGGACGCGATGAAGCGCGCCAGCGGGTTCAGGTCGTACAGCAGTCTGTACCGGTCGGGCACGACATCGGGCGGGTACATGACCGGCGTCACGAAGAACCACAGGTTCAGCCCGACGCCTACCAGGAACCTCACGTCGTGGAAAAACAGGTTCAGCGCCGCCACGGGCAGGCCCAGCCCGATCGTGAACAGCATCTGCAGGGCGAACACCAGCGGCAACCACACGATGGAGGCGTCCGGCATGTAACCGTGATACAGGAGCAGCGCCACGAAGATCACCGACCCGGCCAGCAGGTCCGCCACCCGCGAGAGCACGGCCGCGACGACAAGGAGCTCGCGCGGGAAGTAGACAGAGGTCACCAGGTTGTAGGCGCCCAGCACCGACTCGCTCGATGCCAGCACGGCGGAGGAAAAGAAAAGCCAGGGCAGCAGCCCCGCGTACAGGAACAGCGCGAAGGGCACGCCCTGGCTCGGCGTCTTGAGCAGCGTCGAGAACACGAAAGTCAGGGTCAGCAGTTGCACCAGCGGATTGACGAGCAGCCACGAGTACCCCAGCAGGGACTGCTTGTACTGAGCCTTGAGGGTCCTGATCACCAGGTGGCCCAGCAGCTCCCTGTATCGCCAGACGTTGATCGCGAACAGCCGCGGGGAAGCGGCATAGTGCTCGCCTATGAGCCTCACCTGCGGCTGGCCGGCGCCAGCCTGCGGTAATCCCGGTGCGGAGCGCGAGATCAGGGAGCCCTCTCCCGGCTGTCGTATTCGGGAAGGCGGCCCTTCGTCGTCGGGGCCGGTTCCCAGGCACTATAGTACGCGCTCCGCCCGGCCAGGGCATCGGCTACGACTGACACCCTTGCGGCCAACTCGAGCGCCAGCAGCGCCGCGACCGCGGCCGCGCGCCGCGGCTCCCTCCGCACAAGGTCAAAGGCCGCCCGGGCCGCCAGGCGCGGGTCCTGCGTGGCCTTCACGAGTCCCCGGCGCGTCTCCGCCCGAAAGCCGGCATGGATGCGCCGGCGCTGCCGCAGGAAGTCCCGCGCCGTCTCGGGCGCGCGCATCAACACCCGCGCCTCCGCCGCGTAGGCGATGCGGTAGCCCCGCGACCTCAACGCCGCCTCGATCACGTAGTCGTCGTTCACCGCGCCCGCCGGGATGGACTCGACCACCCTCCGGAAGGCGATGATGTCCCCGCCGAGGACCGGGCGCGAAAGACACACCTTGTGATGCATCTCCCACATCGCCGCGGAGGCCCGCGCCACTACCCCCGCATCCCCGTTCACGACAACGTTGCGGCTGCCGGCGCCGCCGACGCGCTCGTCCTGGAAGCAAGCGAGCAGCGCCTGCAGGCAGCCCTCGGCCGGCAGGCAGTCCCCATCGATGAGCAGCACCAGCTCCCCGGACGCCCGCGCGAGCGCCTCGTTCACCGCCGAGGCTTTGCCCCGCCGCTCCGGCTCGCGCACCGCCACGAGCTTCGGGTACCGTGCCGCAAATCCGGCGATGATCTCGTCCGTCCCGTCGCTGCTCCCGGACGAGACGGCGATTAGCTCGTCGAAGGAGCCGGCGTCGCGCTCGAGCAGCGTCTCCAGCAGCTGGCCGATGCTGCCCGCTTCGTTGTAGGCGCAGACGGCCGCGGTTACCTGGGGACGCGAAGGGGCCACGGCCGGCCGGCGCGCCCGGGACTGCGGAAGCGGGCGAGCGCGAAATGCTTCAGCAGGTGGAAGGTGTACCCGAACAGCGGCAGCTTAGACTTCCCCCACCTGCGGTTCACGAACGTGATCGGCACTTCCTGCACCCGCGCACCGGCGCGCAGCGCCGCCAGCACCAGCGCCGCCTGCACGGTGTAGTCCTTGTGCGCGATTGCCTCCTGGTCCAGCCGCCGGTACAGGTCAGCGCTGAACGCACGGTAGCCCGAGGTCCACTCCCGCACTTCCGCGAAGCCGGACGCCAGGCTGCAGAAGCGGTTCGCCACCAGGCTCTGGATGCGGCGGCTCAGCGGCCAGCCGACCGTGCCCCCGCCCTCCACGTAGCGCGAACCGATCGAGAGGTCGGCGCCATCGCGCAGCGCCCAGAGCAGGTCCGGCAAGTGCGAGGGCGCGTGCGAAAGGTCCGCGTCCATCTGCGCGATGTAGTCCGCGCCGAGTTCCCCCACCGCGTGCTCGTATGCCTGGCGCAGGGCCAGCCCCAGGCCCCGCTGGCCCAGGACCATGAGGTGCACCCGCGGGTCGGCGTGGCTGAGCTCGGAGACGTACTCGATGGTGCCATCGCTGGAGTCGCCATCGACGATCAGGAGGTTCAGGTCGATGCCCGGCAGCCGCGCCTGCTGCTCCAGCACCAGCGAGATGATTTCGGCGATCGTTTCGCGCTCGTTGCGCGTCGGGATGATGACGACCGCCCGTTGTGTCTGCATTGGCCTCTTTGGCGCCGGTCCGGGGCGCTGCGGATGCCCTACTCTACTCCGCGCCGCTGCCGCAATGGAAGCGCGCCTCCGGGTCGGGCTCGAAGGCCTTGCCATAGGAGTGGACAGCGCCGGCTATCGGGCTAAGCTATAGCTTTTCGCCTGGCGGCGCGCCATAATCGCAGGACAATGCGCCAATGGCCCCGACGCCTGCGCCGTCTCTCGCCCGTCGACCTGGTCCTGAACCTCGTCTTCGCGGTCTGGGTCCTTCACGTCGTCGCCACCGGCTCCGTCGTGCCCACCGTCCTGCTGCGCAGCGCCCCTGACCACAAGGCCACCGAGGTCATACAGCCCGCGGAAGAGCAAATGCCGCTCCTCCCCCCTATCGACCTGCCCGAAGACTCCTAGACCCGGCCCGGAGCGCCTGCCATCATAGGCCCGCAATGCCCGCCTTCGACCGCCAGGCTGCCTGGGACCTGCTGTGCGAGTTCACCCGCAGCGAGAGCCTGCGCAAGCACGCCCTCGCCGTCGAAGCCGTGATGCGCCACTTCGCCCGCAAAGCCGGCGAGGACGAAGAGACGTGGGCCATAGCCGGCCTGCTGCACGACTTCGACTTCGAGCAAAACCCCACGTTGGAGACCCACGCCTTCGCCGGCGCCCGCATCCTCCGCGAGCGCGGCTGGCCGGAGCTGATCGCCCGGGCCGTGGAGTCTCACGGCGACCACACCGGCGTACCCCGGGAGAGCCTGATGGAGAAGACGCTGTTCGCCGTCGACGAGCTCAGCGGCTTCCTGGTCGCTTGCGCCCTCGTGAAGCCGCACAAGAGCATCTTCGAAGTCGATGTCCCGTCCGTGCGCAGGAAGATGAAAGACAAGGCCTTCGCCCGCGCCGTGAGTCGCGACGACATCGTCAACGGCGCTGCCCAGCTCGGTGTCGACCTCGATGCCCACATCGCCGAGACCATCGAGGCCATGAAGTCCGCCGCCGACGCCCTCGGCCTCGCCGGCCGCTAGCCGCCGCGCCGGCCTCCACTCCCCGTGTTCGGCCCGACGCCTTCCGCGCCCTTGAGGCCGGCTCTGAGCCTCCCGCCCCCCTACCGCCGGGGAAAGCCCGCGGCCCGGTGCGCCTCGAACCGGGCGTAGAAGGCCTGCGGCGTCTCCCCGAATGCTTCCGCGAAGGCCTGCTGCCAGCCGGCGCGCGCCCTGATTCGCTCGAAGTAGCGCACCAGCACCCCCTCGTCCTTCCCGCGCAGCAGAAGCTCGGCCGCGAGCAGCGAGACGTCCATCGAGTCCGCACCGCCGCCGAGGTAGTCCACGAATAGCTCCATCTCCCGCGGGTGCAGGCCGGACGCCGCTGCGCCAGGTGAGATGCGCTCCAGGTGGTCCGCCAGCCGCGTGAAGCCAGCCGCCTCCATCGACCGCCAGCTCACGAGGTCGGCCGTACCCTCGATGAGCCAGCTCGGCCCTTCGAACTGCGGCTCCGTCGCCTGCCGGGTGAAAAAGCGCCGCGCCAGTTCCTCCCCCATCAGGTGCAGTTGCACGATGTGCGCGAACTCGTGCGCCACCACCCGCACCCGCTGCACCGCGTTCGATTCCACCCAGGCGGGAGCCCCCGTAAACACGAACACCGCCCCCATCTGCGCCTCCGCCACGCCGCCGCTGATCCGCCGGGCAAACAGGCCCGCGGGCGTCCCGCCCGGACCGGTGAACTCCGCGAACTCGCGCGCCAGCGCGCCAAGGTCGCTGCTCGCGAAGACGTTGACCTCGGGCGGCTCGACTCGCGCCCTCTCCCAGAGATACGCCGCCGCGTACTCGATGCCGGCGCGGATCAGCGCCTGGTCGCCAGGGTCCACCTGCTCGAAGTGGAAGCGCGCCTCCATCGCCGGGGCCGGCGTAGGCGGCGCCGGCGTGGGCGCCGGCGTCGCCGTAGCAGCGCGCGGCTCGGTCGGAGCCACTCCGGGCGATGGTGTCGTCCCCGGCATCCCCCCGTCGCCGCAGGCCCAGAGGCCCAGGGCCGCCATCGCCGCCAACACCAGGCGCAGCATTGGTTCTAGCGTACCGCCTGGCTCCCTCCCGGGTGTACAGGATGTCCTGGTCCCCGCACAGTCGCGGCTTGAGTCCGGCCGTGGGTCGCAGCAAAATGAAGGGACTATGGCGAGAAACGGCGACTACGAGGCTATCCGCAGAGAACTGGAGCGCTGGCAAGCGGAGGTCCTGGAACCGGCCATCAAGCGCTTCCCGGAGCGGCAGGCGGAGTTCACCACCGGCTCCGTCCCCGTGAACCGCCTTTACACCCCGCTCGACATCGCGGACATCGACTACAACCGCGACATCGGCTATCCCGGCGAATACCCCTACACCCGCGGCATCCAGCCGACCATGTACCGCGGCCGTCACTGGACCTTCCGTCAGTACACCGGCTTTGGCACCGCCCAGGAGACCAACGAGCGCTTCAAGTTCCTCCTCTCCCAGGGCCAGACCGGGCTCTCACTCGCCCTCGACCTCCCCACGCAGATCGGCTACGACTCCGACGACCCCATCGCCACGCCCGAAGTCGGCCAGGTAGGCGTCGCCATAGACTCGCTTGCCGACATGGAGGACCTCTTCGCCGGCATCCCCCTCGACCAGGTCAGCACGTCCATGACGATAAACGCCCCGGCCGCAGTCCTGGTCGCCATGTACATCGTCGCCGGCGAAAAGCAGGGCGTGCGGCCCGACCAGATAAACGGCACGGCCCAGAACGACGTCCTCAAGGAGTACGTCGCCCGCGGCACCTACATCTTCCCGCCCGCCCCTTCCCTCCGCCTCGCCGCCAACCTCATCGCTTACTGCGCCCGCGAGGTCCCGAAATTCAACCCGATCAGCATCAGCGGCTACCACATCCGCGACGCCGGCTCGACCGCGGCCCAGGAGATGGGCTTCGCCTTCGCCAACGCCATTGCCTACATCGAGGCCGTCCTCCGCCAGGGCATCGGCATCGACGAGTTCGCCCCGCGCATCTCCTGGATCTTCAACACCCATAACAACTTCTTCGAAGAGGTCGCGAAGTACC from Dehalococcoidia bacterium includes these protein-coding regions:
- a CDS encoding glycosyltransferase, producing MAPSRPQVTAAVCAYNEAGSIGQLLETLLERDAGSFDELIAVSSGSSDGTDEIIAGFAARYPKLVAVREPERRGKASAVNEALARASGELVLLIDGDCLPAEGCLQALLACFQDERVGGAGSRNVVVNGDAGVVARASAAMWEMHHKVCLSRPVLGGDIIAFRRVVESIPAGAVNDDYVIEAALRSRGYRIAYAAEARVLMRAPETARDFLRQRRRIHAGFRAETRRGLVKATQDPRLAARAAFDLVRREPRRAAAVAALLALELAARVSVVADALAGRSAYYSAWEPAPTTKGRLPEYDSRERAP
- a CDS encoding ABC transporter ATP-binding protein; the protein is MAITTEPAVASGAPGAGEPAPAVEFVDVGKRFRLRDGRTLAEFVPSLLKGRAFTPPFWALRHVSFEVRPGGTLGIIGRNGSGKSTLLKLIAGVTAPTEGRVAVRGRVAPLLELGASFHPDLTGLENLYLEGSILGLKNSEIRERISEIVDFAEMAPFLDTPVKRYSSGMYVRLAFSVIVHSDPDVLLVDEALAVGDGAFQEKCLAKMAELRRAGVTVLLVSHSMDRISAFCDRVLVLERGSLFFEGEPRAAIAEYERLLAAQGDAAPGPGTGGRP
- a CDS encoding glycosyltransferase, whose product is MQTQRAVVIIPTRNERETIAEIISLVLEQQARLPGIDLNLLIVDGDSSDGTIEYVSELSHADPRVHLMVLGQRGLGLALRQAYEHAVGELGADYIAQMDADLSHAPSHLPDLLWALRDGADLSIGSRYVEGGGTVGWPLSRRIQSLVANRFCSLASGFAEVREWTSGYRAFSADLYRRLDQEAIAHKDYTVQAALVLAALRAGARVQEVPITFVNRRWGKSKLPLFGYTFHLLKHFALARFRSPGRAGRPWPLRVPR
- a CDS encoding ABC transporter permease; the protein is MRLIGEHYAASPRLFAINVWRYRELLGHLVIRTLKAQYKQSLLGYSWLLVNPLVQLLTLTFVFSTLLKTPSQGVPFALFLYAGLLPWLFFSSAVLASSESVLGAYNLVTSVYFPRELLVVAAVLSRVADLLAGSVIFVALLLYHGYMPDASIVWLPLVFALQMLFTIGLGLPVAALNLFFHDVRFLVGVGLNLWFFVTPVMYPPDVVPDRYRLLYDLNPLARFIASYRGYAFAGESPDPENLLVGAAMAVAMLVIGFYLFKRLEPHFADRI
- a CDS encoding HDIG domain-containing protein; the encoded protein is MPAFDRQAAWDLLCEFTRSESLRKHALAVEAVMRHFARKAGEDEETWAIAGLLHDFDFEQNPTLETHAFAGARILRERGWPELIARAVESHGDHTGVPRESLMEKTLFAVDELSGFLVACALVKPHKSIFEVDVPSVRRKMKDKAFARAVSRDDIVNGAAQLGVDLDAHIAETIEAMKSAADALGLAGR
- a CDS encoding methylmalonyl-CoA mutase family protein, producing the protein MARNGDYEAIRRELERWQAEVLEPAIKRFPERQAEFTTGSVPVNRLYTPLDIADIDYNRDIGYPGEYPYTRGIQPTMYRGRHWTFRQYTGFGTAQETNERFKFLLSQGQTGLSLALDLPTQIGYDSDDPIATPEVGQVGVAIDSLADMEDLFAGIPLDQVSTSMTINAPAAVLVAMYIVAGEKQGVRPDQINGTAQNDVLKEYVARGTYIFPPAPSLRLAANLIAYCAREVPKFNPISISGYHIRDAGSTAAQEMGFAFANAIAYIEAVLRQGIGIDEFAPRISWIFNTHNNFFEEVAKYRALRRMWARLLKERFGAQNPASMMLRTHTQTGGATLTAQQPENNIVRAAIQALAAVLGGVQSMALSCYDEALAIPTEEAQRMALRTQQIIAYETGVTDTVDPLGGSYYVEALTSALENRAQEYIDRIEDMGGAVAAIEAGYMQREIQEAAVQQQRQIESGERVIVGVNRFRDGEEAPKTIFRVNTELVTTQLERLARLRAQRDSAAAEAAVRRLAEAARGEDNLMPPILEAVRAYATLGEICGALRRTWGEYVPPTAV